In Labeo rohita strain BAU-BD-2019 chromosome 8, IGBB_LRoh.1.0, whole genome shotgun sequence, the genomic window CTATTAAAGACTTGACAACTTCGAACAAACATTCTACTGACATTATCAACCTTTCCAGAACGTTCTCTGTTAGCTGCGATAGAAAGAAGATCATTTTATATCACTTTTAAAATCTACCTTTTGGACACAGGAGACAGTGCATTGGGTGAATAGCAATTGGTGTTTTGGACCTGTTCGGATGGACGTCCTTCAGAGCAGGTGGTTTTATCTGTACGTCCATAGTTTGCAGTATTTATCTGAATCCTACCATTTTCTACATggagataaaaacaacatttcttaAAGTAATCCATGTCCCTCGATTTCTGGAAACAACGCAAAAGATGTGGAAAAAATGCTCACcacatttcaaataactgtatCCATAATGACAGGTCACACTTGTTTCTGGAAGAAGGACAGAAGACATTCACAGCGATGAAAATGATCAAGAACAGGAATtggaggaagagagagaaaaagtccAAACCTGCCGGGATGCAAATGTAGTTGGTAGTGTAGTACTTGTAGGTGCCATAACATGGATCTCTTGGTGCAAGTCCTTGAGTGTTTAACTCACACTCCCTCAGTCCATTACACCTGTTTAAGGATAAAGACATGactaatataatgaaaaatatactgCGTAAGTTAACCATGTGAGTAACCAACAAAGTCATAATTCTACCCAGTCACAAGCAATGAAAAATCCTTACCGTTTAGAGACTGCAGGAACATCCACTGAACATTTAGTATTAGATGTTTCAGATGGTGGTCGCCCAACGCTACAAATCAGGCTGCTTGTGCGGCCACACGTCGCTGATTGTACACTGATCACACCAGTATCTGAACAGAAGAACATCATAATGAACTActgttaaaacaacaacaataatagcaATAGTATCAGTAAATAACTTTAGTTGATTGTAAAACATCTTACCACAACTGAGATGCTGGACATTCCCATCACATGTAATTACAGTCTCTGAAAAATTAAAGACTGCAGCTTTAAggtattatttgtcatttgtaaCAAGGTGAGATTAACAAACAATAGGTAGAGAATAATAAACTCGATACTACATTGggaatactaaataataataataaaagtagtgAAAAGTAGTGATATACAGTATAACAAAAACCCACTAACGCAAGCAACAACTAGGTCTAGTAACATTTGCTTAACTGCTGATTGTTGATGTGGTTTATGGATAAATGAAATACCTGCAGATATCAGCAATCTGGAGTTCAGAAGCATCACTGTAAGACAACAACAGAAGATAAAAGATTAAAACCCCTGTTCAATGCTAATCTTTAAGCCATTCACACTATTCTCAACCCTAAATTTAACCCAGAAAAGAGCTGCTCAAAGGTCTAACAGTGCAACTATACATTAGTGTTCACTGTGTGTCTGATTTTTCAGTTTAGATGAAAGAAACTTACAGGTAAGCAGGAGGACACTGAGAGAAAACATGGTTCTTCTGTTGCCGTTAAATGTAGCCTCTGATGAGCTGATTCATATTTATATGGTCTGTTTTGTTCCAGTAAACTTAATTTGAAACTAAAGACATCTGTGTAAAAATGGGATATTCTGCAAACACTCATTATTGTTACAGGAACTTCCTGGAAAGTTTGCAGGAGTTAATTAGTGCAAATATTTTCCTATTCAAATTGTAATTTGAAACAAAAAGGATTAAGTAAATACATTGTtcacagtattttgattttagaaTTGTAAAATACTATTTAGCTGACAACaggttaacattttaaatgtaaaaatattattattctataatgCCTGAAACATCATTGCCACATCACTGTACACTGGCAACCACTgcatccagttttttttttttttttttttttttttacatatttacagtgTAGGTGATTTGCATGTTTGTTCAGTTTATCCAGGAAAGTTACAGTCACATGATAGATCTGACAGATTTTAAAGTTGATCAATATTTACACATTCTCATTAAAACAGGTTTTATAAAGCACTCTTTGATGCAACTCATCTGAAAGTACACAGGTCAAATATGATGTccaatgttaaaggggtcatcggatgcccattttccacaagttgatatgactctttagggtcttaatgaaaagcctataatatactttggttaaaaattctcaatggttgtgtaaaacaacacctttttaccttgtcaaaatgagctctgcaaaaaatgatctcattctgagggattgttcctttaaatgcaaatgagctctgctcgccccgcccctctcttctctctgctgctctgagagattgtttattttagccgcaTTAAGCACATTtggccgcgaaacttgctaactagcacgttattaggaaaggtgattgcagaaattcataaaaaaaccttgtactcacttctgctgtaggtgaagctggatcacgaatgattcacatgaacatagacggatatatgtagatcaggaggcgcattcccttcacaaacaaacgtaatccactgcatcttcagcagctcagatgtcgggagtaaatgatgaccactgtgttcattattacatccagcaacacaacacctcaatcgctcagtcgcGGATACtgttgtctaacttacatccaacaatggaggtcggactgttacagctgatctgacgtaaaatgctcatgtcaatcaactatcgtgggagcagcctctgtcggtgtgatgcatCTGcaaacggctcgatttgaaaataatatttggggatattatttttacagattaattaaaaaccactgcatggatttttatcattatagggtagatttgtacatatactgccaacacacattaatgttcaaacaacatgaaaaagtgatcttagcatccgatgacccctttaaaattaaagtaaaatctctttatataaataagctaacactgttaatttacaggcattttctaaattattacaatcaaacaacttaactgtaaaattaacgtattaactaattaattaattaattaaatgtcacatgactgacagcaacagaacatgaaacactaacagatctctTTAGATCTCAGCATCTTCACTTATTACGAAccagtctgactttatttctttcatacaaaacttCTTGTTGCGAATTAACAATGTTtagatgttaatgttttattgaaaataataatgttttaagtca contains:
- the LOC127169356 gene encoding L-rhamnose-binding lectin CSL2; this encodes MFSLSVLLLTLMLLNSRLLISAETVITCDGNVQHLSCDTGVISVQSATCGRTSSLICSVGRPPSETSNTKCSVDVPAVSKRCNGLRECELNTQGLAPRDPCYGTYKYYTTNYICIPAETSVTCHYGYSYLKCENGRIQINTANYGRTDKTTCSEGRPSEQVQNTNCYSPNALSPVSKSCNGLESCEVFATHTVFTDPCVGTYKYLAISYFCLPPAVRSSLVCEHETSVLTCDDGTVIRIQSANYGRTDSSTCSAGRPASQLAKTDCYALNSQTVVANGCEGKRSCSILASNSVFSDPCVGTFKYLYISYTCESK